A region from the Hippopotamus amphibius kiboko isolate mHipAmp2 chromosome 15, mHipAmp2.hap2, whole genome shotgun sequence genome encodes:
- the CAMSAP3 gene encoding calmodulin-regulated spectrin-associated protein 3 isoform X1: MVEAAPPGPGPLRRTFLVPEIKSLDQYDFSRAKAAASLAWVLRVAFGGAEHVPSELWEPFYTDQYAQEHVKPPVTRLLLSAELYCRAWRQALPQLETPPSPSALLALLARRGTVPALPERPVQEADLRHQPIVMGAHLAVIDALMVAFAFEWTKTLPGPLALASLEHKLLFWVDTTIRRLQEKTEQEAAQRASPAAPADGVAPAQPSHAIAFCLKESGSKPPMIRYRKDRAVARRAPCFPTVTSLQDLASGAALAATIHCYCPQLLRLEEVCLKDPMSVADSLYNLQLVQDFCASRLPRGCPLSLEDLLYVPPPLKINLMVLLAELFMCFEVLKPDFVQVKDLPDGHAASPRATEASPPQNNSGSSSPVFNFRHPLLSPGGPQSPLRGSTGSLKSSPSMSHMEALGKAWNRQLSRPLSQAVSFSTPFGLDSDVDVVMGDPVLLRSVSSDSLGPPRSVPARTPAQPPPETGDLPTIEEALQIIHSAEPRLLPDGAADGSFYLHSPEGSSKLPLASPYPPEGASKSLPDGPTKAPAYLSHSEGPSKPSPCPAGEVSKLPALSEGSPQAAASSPAASNSEVKMTSFAERKKQLVKAEAEAGSPAATPVAPEALSSEMSELGARLEEKRRAIEAQKRRIEAIFAKHRQRLGKSAFLQVQPREAGGEAGAEPGPTPGGERPAGEGQGEPSPRPKAVTFSPELGPLPPEGLGDYNRAVSKLSAALSSLQRDMQRLTDQQQRLLAPPEPSGPAPPPAAWVIPGPTAGPKAASPSPARRAPAARRSPGPGPGPSPTPRSPKHARPAELRLAPLTRVLTPPHDVDSLPHLRKFSPSQVPVQTRSSILLAEGPPPEEPAARPGLIEIALSSLEEPTAEDEGEGSPPGAEDSLEEEASSEGEPRTGLGFFYKDEDKPEDEMAQKRASLLERQQRRAEEARRRKQWQEAEKEQRREEAARLAQEEATPSPPAPPAPVAPPTAAAPAAPPAPATRAPAEEEVGPRRGEFTRLEYERRAQLKLMDDLDKVLRPRAAGSGGPGRGGRRAPRPRSGCCDDSALARSPARSLLGSRLSKVYSQSTLSLSTVANEAPNSLGVKRPMSRAPSPSGLMSPSRLPGSREREWENGSNASSPASVPEYTGPRLYKEPSAKSNKFIIHNALSHCCLAGKVNEPQKNRILEEIEKSKANHFLILFRDSSCQFRALYTLSGETEELSRLAGYGPRTVTPAMVEGIYKYNSDRKRFTQIPAKTMSMSVDAFTIQGHLWQSKKPTTPKKGGSTPK, encoded by the exons ATGGTGGAGGCGGCGCCCCCCGGGCCCGGGCCGCTGCGGAGGACCTTCCTGGTGCCCGAGATCAAATCGCTGGACCAGTACGATTTCTCGCGGGCCAAGGCGGCGGCCAGCCTGGCGTGGGTGCTGCGGGTCGCGTTTGGGGGCGCAG AGCACGTGCCGTCGGAGCTGTGGGAGCCCTTCTACACAGATCAGTACGCGCAGGAGCACGTGAAGCCCCCGGTGACCCGGTTGCTGCTCTCGGCCGAGCTGTACTGCCGGGCCTGGCGCCAGGCGCTGCCGCAGCTCGAGAcgccccccagcccctccgcGCTCCTGGCCCTGCTGGCGCGGAGGGGCACGGTACCCGCGCTGCCCGAGCGCCCCGTGCAGGAGGCCGACCTCAGGCACCAGCCCATCGTCATG GGAGCCCACCTAGCTGTCATCGATGCCCTCATGGTTGCCTTCGCCTTTGAGTGGACAAAGACACTGCCTGGTCCGTTGGCCCTGGCCAGCTTGGAGCACAAGCTCCTTTTCTGGGTGGACACG acCATCAGGCGGCTGCAGGAAAAGACGGAACAGGAAGCTGCCCAGAGAGCATCTCCCGCGGCCCCCGCAGATGGGGTGGCCCCAGCACAGCCTTCG CACGCAATTGCCTTCTGTTTGAAGGAGTCGGGGAGCAAACCCCCCATG ATCCGATATCGCAAGGACCGTGCTGTGGCCCGACGCGCCCCCTGCTTTCCGACAGTGACCAGCCTCCAGGACCTGGCAAGTGGGGCTGCGCTGGCCGCCACGATCCACTGCTATTGTCCCCAGCTCTTGCGACTCGAGG AGGTGTGCCTCAAGGACCCCATGTCTGTGGCAGACAGCCTCTACAACCTCCAGCTGGTGCAGGATTTCTGCGCCTCCCGCCTCCCTCGGGGCTGCCCGCTGTCTCTCGAGGACCTGCTTTACGTCCCACCGCCCCTCAAG ATCAACCTGATGGTGCTGCTAGCTGAGTTGTTCATGTGCTTCGAGGTACTGAAACCCGACTTCGTGCAGGTCAAGGACCTGCCTGACGGCCACG CCGCCTCCCCCCGGGCCACGGAGGCCTCCCCCCCTCAGAACAACAGCGGCAGCAG TTCTCCTGTCTTCAACTTCCGCCATCCACTCCTGTCACCCGGCGGCCCCCAGTCCCCACTCCGAGGATCCACAG GCTCGCTGAAGTCCTCCCCGTCCATGTCCCATATGGAGGCCCTTGGCAAAGCCTGGAACCGTCAGCTCAG CCGTCCCCTTTCCCAGGCCGTGTCATTCAGCACCCCCTTTGGCCTGGACAGCGATGTGGATGTTGTCATGGGAGACCCCGTCCTACTCCGCTCCGTCAGTTCAGACAGCCTGGGTCCCCCGCGCTCCGTGCCAGCCCGGACCCCCGCCCAGCCACCCCCGGAGACTGGCGACCTGCCTACCATCGAGGAGGCCCTGCAGATCATCCACAGTGCCGAGCCCCGGCTGCTCCCGGATGGGGCTGCTGACGGCAGCTTCTACCTCCACTCCCCTGAGGGGTCCTCCAAACTGCCGCTGGCTTCCCCCTACCCACCCGAGGGGGCCTCAAAATCACTGCCCGACGGGCCCACCAAAGCACCCGCCTACTTGTCCCACTCTGAGGGCCCCTCGAAACCGTCTCCCTGCCCCGCGGGGGAGGTGTCGAAACTGCCAGCCCTGTCTGAGGGCTCCCCGCAGGCGGCAGCTTCATCTCCAGCAGCCAGCAACTCTGAAGTGAAGATGACCAGCTTTGCTGAACGCAAGAAGCAGCTGGTGAAGGCCGAGGCCGAGGCAGGGTCCCCGGCGGCCACCCCGGTGGCACCAGAGGCCCTGAGCTCGGAGATGAGTGAGCTTGGAGCCCGGCTAGAGGAGAAACGCAGGGCCATAGAGGCTCAGAAGCGCCGAATCGAGGCCATCTTTGCCAAGCACCGCCAGCGGCTGGGCAAGAGCGCTTTCCTGCAGGTGCAGCCACGGGAGGCCGGCGGGGAAGCGGGGGCAGAGCCGGGCCCGACCCCTGGCGGGGAGCGGCCGGCAGGCGAGGGCCAGGGTGAGCCGTCCCCACGGCCGAAGGCAGTGACCTTCTCGCCGGAACTAGGCCCACTGCCCCCCGAGGGGCTGGGGGACTATAACCGGGCGGTCAGCAAGCTGAGTGCGGCGCTGAGCTCTCTGCAACGGGACATGCAGAGGCTCACGGACCAGCAACAGCGGCTCCTGGCCCCGCCCGAGCCCTCGGGGCCGGCCCCGCCTCCCGCGGCGTGGGTCATCCCCGGTCCCACGGCGGGCCCCAAAGCCGCGTCCCCCAGCCCCGCCCGGCGCGCCCCAGCTGCCCGGCGCAGCCCCGGGCctggccccggccccagccccacaCCCCGTAGCCCGAAGCACGCGCGGCCGGCGGAACTGCGGCTGGCGCCCCTGACGAGGGTGCTCACGCCGCCCCACGATGTGGACAGCCTCCCGCACCTGCGCAAGTTCTCGCCGAGCCAGGTGCCGGTGCAGACGCGCTCCTCTATCCTCCTGGCGGAGGGGCCGCCTCCCGAGGAGCCCGCGGCCCGGCCTGGCCTCATCGAGATCGCGCTGAGCAGCCTGGAAGAGCCCACGGCTGAGGATGAGGGAGAGGGGAGCCCCCCTGGTGCTGAGGATTCCTTAGAAGAAGAGGCATCTTCAGAGGGAGAGCCCCGGACCGGGCTGGGATTCTTCTATAAG GATGAAGACAAGCCTGAGGACGAGATGGCCCAGAAGCGGGCCAGCCTGCTGGAGCGGCAGCAGCGTCGGGCGGAGGAGGCGCGGAGGCGGAAACAGTGGCAGGAGGCCGAGAAGGAGCAGCGGAGGGAGGAGGCCGCGAG GCTGGCCCAGGAGGAGGCGACCCccagccccccggcccccccagcTCCTGTGGCCCCTCCCACAGCTGCAGCTCCTGCTGCACCCCCGGCCCCTGCCACCCGGGCCCCAGCCGAGGAGGAGGTGGGCCCCCGGCGCGGGGAGTTCACGCGGCTCGAGTATGAACGCCGGGCCCAGCTGAAGCTGATGGATGACCTCGACAAGGTGCTGCGGCCCCGGGCGGCGGGGAGCGGGGGGCCAGGCCGGGGCGGTCGGAGGGCCCCCCGGCCACGCTCCGGTTGCTGTGATGACTCGGCCCTGGCGCGGAGCCCAGCCCGCAGCCTGTTGG GCTCTCGGCTCAGCAAAGTCTACTCCCAGTCCACCCTGTCTCTGTCCACCGTGGCCAACGAGGCCCCCAACAGCCTTGGCGTGAAGAGACCCATGTCTCG GGCTCCATCGCCATCCGGCCTCATGTCCCCCAGCCGCCTGCCTGGCAGCCGCGAGCGCGAGTGGGAGAACGGCAGCAACGCCTCCTCCCCGGCCTCAGTGCCCGAGTACACGG GTCCGCGGCTGTACAAGGAGCCAAGCGCCAAGTCCAACAAGTTCATCATCCACAATGCCCTTTCACACTGCTGCCTGGCGGGCAAGGTGAACGAGCCACAGAAGAACCGCATTCTCGAG GAGATCGAGAAGAGCAAGGCCAACCACTTCCTGATCCTCTTCCGCGACTCGAGCTGTCAGTTCCGGGCCCTGTACACACTGTCTGGGGAGACAGAGGAGCTGTCGCGGCTGGCGGGCTACGGACCCCGGACGGTCACGCCTGCCATGGTCGAAGGCATCTACAAGTACAACTCAGACCGCAAGCGCTTCACCCAGATCCCCGCCAAGACCATGTCCATGAGCGTGGATGCCTTCACCATCCAGGGACACCTCTGGCAGAGCAAGAAGCCCACCACTCCCAAGAAGGGCGGCAGCACCCCCAAATAG
- the CAMSAP3 gene encoding calmodulin-regulated spectrin-associated protein 3 isoform X2 — protein sequence MVEAAPPGPGPLRRTFLVPEIKSLDQYDFSRAKAAASLAWVLRVAFGGAEHVPSELWEPFYTDQYAQEHVKPPVTRLLLSAELYCRAWRQALPQLETPPSPSALLALLARRGTVPALPERPVQEADLRHQPIVMGAHLAVIDALMVAFAFEWTKTLPGPLALASLEHKLLFWVDTTIRRLQEKTEQEAAQRASPAAPADGVAPAQPSIRYRKDRAVARRAPCFPTVTSLQDLASGAALAATIHCYCPQLLRLEEVCLKDPMSVADSLYNLQLVQDFCASRLPRGCPLSLEDLLYVPPPLKINLMVLLAELFMCFEVLKPDFVQVKDLPDGHAASPRATEASPPQNNSGSSSPVFNFRHPLLSPGGPQSPLRGSTGSLKSSPSMSHMEALGKAWNRQLSRPLSQAVSFSTPFGLDSDVDVVMGDPVLLRSVSSDSLGPPRSVPARTPAQPPPETGDLPTIEEALQIIHSAEPRLLPDGAADGSFYLHSPEGSSKLPLASPYPPEGASKSLPDGPTKAPAYLSHSEGPSKPSPCPAGEVSKLPALSEGSPQAAASSPAASNSEVKMTSFAERKKQLVKAEAEAGSPAATPVAPEALSSEMSELGARLEEKRRAIEAQKRRIEAIFAKHRQRLGKSAFLQVQPREAGGEAGAEPGPTPGGERPAGEGQGEPSPRPKAVTFSPELGPLPPEGLGDYNRAVSKLSAALSSLQRDMQRLTDQQQRLLAPPEPSGPAPPPAAWVIPGPTAGPKAASPSPARRAPAARRSPGPGPGPSPTPRSPKHARPAELRLAPLTRVLTPPHDVDSLPHLRKFSPSQVPVQTRSSILLAEGPPPEEPAARPGLIEIALSSLEEPTAEDEGEGSPPGAEDSLEEEASSEGEPRTGLGFFYKDEDKPEDEMAQKRASLLERQQRRAEEARRRKQWQEAEKEQRREEAARLAQEEATPSPPAPPAPVAPPTAAAPAAPPAPATRAPAEEEVGPRRGEFTRLEYERRAQLKLMDDLDKVLRPRAAGSGGPGRGGRRAPRPRSGCCDDSALARSPARSLLGSRLSKVYSQSTLSLSTVANEAPNSLGVKRPMSRAPSPSGLMSPSRLPGSREREWENGSNASSPASVPEYTGPRLYKEPSAKSNKFIIHNALSHCCLAGKVNEPQKNRILEEIEKSKANHFLILFRDSSCQFRALYTLSGETEELSRLAGYGPRTVTPAMVEGIYKYNSDRKRFTQIPAKTMSMSVDAFTIQGHLWQSKKPTTPKKGGSTPK from the exons ATGGTGGAGGCGGCGCCCCCCGGGCCCGGGCCGCTGCGGAGGACCTTCCTGGTGCCCGAGATCAAATCGCTGGACCAGTACGATTTCTCGCGGGCCAAGGCGGCGGCCAGCCTGGCGTGGGTGCTGCGGGTCGCGTTTGGGGGCGCAG AGCACGTGCCGTCGGAGCTGTGGGAGCCCTTCTACACAGATCAGTACGCGCAGGAGCACGTGAAGCCCCCGGTGACCCGGTTGCTGCTCTCGGCCGAGCTGTACTGCCGGGCCTGGCGCCAGGCGCTGCCGCAGCTCGAGAcgccccccagcccctccgcGCTCCTGGCCCTGCTGGCGCGGAGGGGCACGGTACCCGCGCTGCCCGAGCGCCCCGTGCAGGAGGCCGACCTCAGGCACCAGCCCATCGTCATG GGAGCCCACCTAGCTGTCATCGATGCCCTCATGGTTGCCTTCGCCTTTGAGTGGACAAAGACACTGCCTGGTCCGTTGGCCCTGGCCAGCTTGGAGCACAAGCTCCTTTTCTGGGTGGACACG acCATCAGGCGGCTGCAGGAAAAGACGGAACAGGAAGCTGCCCAGAGAGCATCTCCCGCGGCCCCCGCAGATGGGGTGGCCCCAGCACAGCCTTCG ATCCGATATCGCAAGGACCGTGCTGTGGCCCGACGCGCCCCCTGCTTTCCGACAGTGACCAGCCTCCAGGACCTGGCAAGTGGGGCTGCGCTGGCCGCCACGATCCACTGCTATTGTCCCCAGCTCTTGCGACTCGAGG AGGTGTGCCTCAAGGACCCCATGTCTGTGGCAGACAGCCTCTACAACCTCCAGCTGGTGCAGGATTTCTGCGCCTCCCGCCTCCCTCGGGGCTGCCCGCTGTCTCTCGAGGACCTGCTTTACGTCCCACCGCCCCTCAAG ATCAACCTGATGGTGCTGCTAGCTGAGTTGTTCATGTGCTTCGAGGTACTGAAACCCGACTTCGTGCAGGTCAAGGACCTGCCTGACGGCCACG CCGCCTCCCCCCGGGCCACGGAGGCCTCCCCCCCTCAGAACAACAGCGGCAGCAG TTCTCCTGTCTTCAACTTCCGCCATCCACTCCTGTCACCCGGCGGCCCCCAGTCCCCACTCCGAGGATCCACAG GCTCGCTGAAGTCCTCCCCGTCCATGTCCCATATGGAGGCCCTTGGCAAAGCCTGGAACCGTCAGCTCAG CCGTCCCCTTTCCCAGGCCGTGTCATTCAGCACCCCCTTTGGCCTGGACAGCGATGTGGATGTTGTCATGGGAGACCCCGTCCTACTCCGCTCCGTCAGTTCAGACAGCCTGGGTCCCCCGCGCTCCGTGCCAGCCCGGACCCCCGCCCAGCCACCCCCGGAGACTGGCGACCTGCCTACCATCGAGGAGGCCCTGCAGATCATCCACAGTGCCGAGCCCCGGCTGCTCCCGGATGGGGCTGCTGACGGCAGCTTCTACCTCCACTCCCCTGAGGGGTCCTCCAAACTGCCGCTGGCTTCCCCCTACCCACCCGAGGGGGCCTCAAAATCACTGCCCGACGGGCCCACCAAAGCACCCGCCTACTTGTCCCACTCTGAGGGCCCCTCGAAACCGTCTCCCTGCCCCGCGGGGGAGGTGTCGAAACTGCCAGCCCTGTCTGAGGGCTCCCCGCAGGCGGCAGCTTCATCTCCAGCAGCCAGCAACTCTGAAGTGAAGATGACCAGCTTTGCTGAACGCAAGAAGCAGCTGGTGAAGGCCGAGGCCGAGGCAGGGTCCCCGGCGGCCACCCCGGTGGCACCAGAGGCCCTGAGCTCGGAGATGAGTGAGCTTGGAGCCCGGCTAGAGGAGAAACGCAGGGCCATAGAGGCTCAGAAGCGCCGAATCGAGGCCATCTTTGCCAAGCACCGCCAGCGGCTGGGCAAGAGCGCTTTCCTGCAGGTGCAGCCACGGGAGGCCGGCGGGGAAGCGGGGGCAGAGCCGGGCCCGACCCCTGGCGGGGAGCGGCCGGCAGGCGAGGGCCAGGGTGAGCCGTCCCCACGGCCGAAGGCAGTGACCTTCTCGCCGGAACTAGGCCCACTGCCCCCCGAGGGGCTGGGGGACTATAACCGGGCGGTCAGCAAGCTGAGTGCGGCGCTGAGCTCTCTGCAACGGGACATGCAGAGGCTCACGGACCAGCAACAGCGGCTCCTGGCCCCGCCCGAGCCCTCGGGGCCGGCCCCGCCTCCCGCGGCGTGGGTCATCCCCGGTCCCACGGCGGGCCCCAAAGCCGCGTCCCCCAGCCCCGCCCGGCGCGCCCCAGCTGCCCGGCGCAGCCCCGGGCctggccccggccccagccccacaCCCCGTAGCCCGAAGCACGCGCGGCCGGCGGAACTGCGGCTGGCGCCCCTGACGAGGGTGCTCACGCCGCCCCACGATGTGGACAGCCTCCCGCACCTGCGCAAGTTCTCGCCGAGCCAGGTGCCGGTGCAGACGCGCTCCTCTATCCTCCTGGCGGAGGGGCCGCCTCCCGAGGAGCCCGCGGCCCGGCCTGGCCTCATCGAGATCGCGCTGAGCAGCCTGGAAGAGCCCACGGCTGAGGATGAGGGAGAGGGGAGCCCCCCTGGTGCTGAGGATTCCTTAGAAGAAGAGGCATCTTCAGAGGGAGAGCCCCGGACCGGGCTGGGATTCTTCTATAAG GATGAAGACAAGCCTGAGGACGAGATGGCCCAGAAGCGGGCCAGCCTGCTGGAGCGGCAGCAGCGTCGGGCGGAGGAGGCGCGGAGGCGGAAACAGTGGCAGGAGGCCGAGAAGGAGCAGCGGAGGGAGGAGGCCGCGAG GCTGGCCCAGGAGGAGGCGACCCccagccccccggcccccccagcTCCTGTGGCCCCTCCCACAGCTGCAGCTCCTGCTGCACCCCCGGCCCCTGCCACCCGGGCCCCAGCCGAGGAGGAGGTGGGCCCCCGGCGCGGGGAGTTCACGCGGCTCGAGTATGAACGCCGGGCCCAGCTGAAGCTGATGGATGACCTCGACAAGGTGCTGCGGCCCCGGGCGGCGGGGAGCGGGGGGCCAGGCCGGGGCGGTCGGAGGGCCCCCCGGCCACGCTCCGGTTGCTGTGATGACTCGGCCCTGGCGCGGAGCCCAGCCCGCAGCCTGTTGG GCTCTCGGCTCAGCAAAGTCTACTCCCAGTCCACCCTGTCTCTGTCCACCGTGGCCAACGAGGCCCCCAACAGCCTTGGCGTGAAGAGACCCATGTCTCG GGCTCCATCGCCATCCGGCCTCATGTCCCCCAGCCGCCTGCCTGGCAGCCGCGAGCGCGAGTGGGAGAACGGCAGCAACGCCTCCTCCCCGGCCTCAGTGCCCGAGTACACGG GTCCGCGGCTGTACAAGGAGCCAAGCGCCAAGTCCAACAAGTTCATCATCCACAATGCCCTTTCACACTGCTGCCTGGCGGGCAAGGTGAACGAGCCACAGAAGAACCGCATTCTCGAG GAGATCGAGAAGAGCAAGGCCAACCACTTCCTGATCCTCTTCCGCGACTCGAGCTGTCAGTTCCGGGCCCTGTACACACTGTCTGGGGAGACAGAGGAGCTGTCGCGGCTGGCGGGCTACGGACCCCGGACGGTCACGCCTGCCATGGTCGAAGGCATCTACAAGTACAACTCAGACCGCAAGCGCTTCACCCAGATCCCCGCCAAGACCATGTCCATGAGCGTGGATGCCTTCACCATCCAGGGACACCTCTGGCAGAGCAAGAAGCCCACCACTCCCAAGAAGGGCGGCAGCACCCCCAAATAG